A genomic stretch from Sulfuricaulis sp. includes:
- a CDS encoding redoxin domain-containing protein, protein MTRGAGKAAFLFCLLLLATPLAAQEIKPFESSSLSRIVAALQPRPFVLALWSLSCPHCPDDLILFGELSKKYPKLDIVLISTDTPQDIPAISTVLARHRLEQAEAWVFADAFSEQLRYAIDRQWRGELPRTYLYSTDGTVRGISGKLTASQLQPWIEQQMALAKHP, encoded by the coding sequence ATGACCCGGGGCGCCGGCAAAGCTGCTTTTTTGTTCTGCCTCTTGCTGTTGGCAACACCGCTCGCCGCGCAGGAAATCAAGCCCTTCGAATCCAGCAGCCTGAGCCGGATCGTGGCCGCGCTCCAGCCACGTCCGTTCGTGTTGGCGCTGTGGTCGCTCAGCTGTCCACACTGCCCGGACGATCTCATCCTGTTCGGCGAACTGTCAAAAAAATATCCCAAACTGGACATCGTGCTCATCTCCACCGACACACCGCAAGACATACCGGCCATCTCCACGGTCCTCGCGCGCCATCGTCTCGAACAGGCTGAGGCCTGGGTGTTTGCCGACGCCTTCAGCGAACAGCTGCGCTACGCCATCGATCGGCAATGGCGCGGCGAGCTGCCGCGCACTTATCTGTACAGCACCGACGGGACCGTCCGTGGCATCAGCGGAAAGCTGACGGCATCGCAACTGCAGCCATGGATCGAACAGCAA